From Chthonomonas sp., the proteins below share one genomic window:
- a CDS encoding HipA domain-containing protein translates to MPDAIIYQGDDARAEITRDDNGLILEYLTPGPPLAAQLPYFEGPRSFAEFPNFLINLLPEGARLQMLLDALRAKDDALELLLRVGWDTIGDVAVLDPDASGPRQPLVPEQMARDVSFWKLFEAGAGEHADASVPGVQEKLSAATISFGVRMSDQLSAILKLNPRRYPRLVYNEHFFLRMAKGCGLEVAAAQLVHDREREPGLLVTRFDRVKDGRTLRKLHQEDGCQILDLPPRDKYQVSVRHMADALVEFASAPRAEVLRLLEQVLFNYIIGNADQHAKNVSLLWRDGVVRLSPAYDVLSTLPYALPPEMSMHLDGKSNKLRAADFVKFGERYHVPAKATEAMLARVTTKAQPWIERVGEIGFDETITKKLQREIAARLGGL, encoded by the coding sequence GTGCCTGACGCCATCATCTACCAGGGCGATGACGCCCGCGCCGAGATCACTCGCGACGACAATGGCCTTATCCTGGAGTACCTCACTCCCGGTCCGCCCTTGGCGGCGCAGTTGCCTTACTTCGAGGGGCCGCGGAGCTTCGCTGAATTCCCCAACTTCTTGATCAACCTTCTGCCCGAAGGAGCACGGCTGCAGATGCTGCTCGATGCCTTGCGCGCAAAAGATGATGCGCTTGAGCTCTTGCTGCGCGTGGGGTGGGACACCATTGGCGACGTGGCGGTGCTCGACCCCGATGCCAGCGGACCACGCCAGCCTTTGGTGCCCGAACAGATGGCTCGCGACGTGAGCTTTTGGAAGCTGTTTGAGGCCGGAGCGGGCGAGCACGCCGACGCTAGTGTGCCTGGCGTACAGGAAAAACTCTCCGCGGCGACAATCTCGTTTGGCGTGCGCATGAGCGATCAGCTCAGCGCAATTCTCAAGCTCAACCCCCGCCGATATCCGCGCCTGGTCTACAACGAGCACTTCTTCTTGCGCATGGCCAAGGGGTGCGGGCTGGAGGTGGCCGCCGCGCAGTTGGTGCACGACCGCGAGCGCGAGCCGGGCCTGTTGGTGACGCGTTTTGACCGAGTCAAGGACGGCCGCACCTTGCGCAAGTTGCACCAAGAAGATGGGTGCCAAATTCTCGACTTGCCGCCTCGCGACAAGTATCAGGTGAGCGTACGCCACATGGCCGACGCGCTGGTGGAGTTCGCCTCCGCGCCGCGCGCGGAAGTGTTGCGTCTGCTGGAGCAAGTGCTGTTCAACTACATCATCGGCAACGCCGACCAGCACGCTAAAAACGTGAGCCTTTTGTGGCGCGACGGCGTTGTGCGCTTGAGCCCGGCGTACGATGTGCTCAGCACGTTGCCGTATGCGTTGCCACCCGAAATGTCGATGCACCTCGATGGCAAGAGCAACAAGCTTCGCGCCGCGGACTTCGTGAAGTTCGGCGAGCGATACCACGTGCCGGCCAAAGCCACCGAAGCCATGCTCGCCCGAGTGACCACCAAGGCTCAACCATGGATCGAGCGGGTCGGCGAGATCGGATTCGACGAAACCATCACCAAAAAGCTGCAACGAGAGATCGCCGCGCGCCTTGGCGGATTGTAG
- a CDS encoding NAD-dependent epimerase/dehydratase family protein: MDFLVLGGTQFVGRTIVKTLLSNGHRVTLLHRGNTNPELFPECEHLLTDRLEIEQFDLGERRWDAIVDVSGYIPRAMTTAINALKGRAEQYLFISTISVYDVQAGERDIREDHRVLELADPTVEKVDGETYGGLKVLCERTLESDWSGTVTIVRPGLIVGPFDHTDRLTYWLEHIRRGQRREPVGIDQPLQVIDARDLAGLVLNLLQSQTPGTFNAVGPATPMSFRQVLDLAVQTLNPAAALTPGDYAKPLDMEGDTEREGIMVVNWEAAKAAGLRHRPLAETMRDAVAWFQEQGRDLKF; encoded by the coding sequence ATGGACTTTCTTGTGCTCGGCGGAACCCAGTTTGTGGGTCGCACCATCGTCAAAACCTTGCTTTCGAACGGTCACAGGGTGACCTTGCTGCACCGCGGCAACACCAACCCCGAGCTGTTTCCCGAGTGCGAGCACCTGCTCACCGATCGCCTGGAAATCGAACAGTTTGACCTCGGCGAGCGGCGCTGGGATGCGATCGTGGATGTCAGCGGCTACATTCCGCGCGCCATGACCACCGCCATCAACGCGCTGAAGGGCCGCGCCGAGCAGTACCTCTTTATCTCCACGATTAGCGTGTACGACGTGCAGGCGGGCGAGCGCGACATCCGCGAAGATCACCGCGTGCTGGAGCTCGCTGATCCAACGGTGGAAAAGGTTGACGGCGAGACTTACGGCGGCCTTAAGGTGCTTTGCGAGCGCACCCTCGAATCCGATTGGTCGGGCACTGTCACCATCGTGCGCCCCGGGCTCATCGTCGGGCCGTTTGACCACACCGACCGCTTGACGTATTGGCTGGAGCATATCCGCCGCGGCCAGCGCCGCGAACCGGTGGGCATTGATCAGCCGCTGCAAGTCATTGATGCGCGCGACCTCGCCGGGCTCGTGCTCAACCTGTTGCAAAGCCAAACGCCGGGCACGTTCAACGCGGTTGGCCCCGCTACTCCGATGTCGTTCCGCCAAGTGCTCGACCTCGCCGTGCAAACGCTGAATCCCGCAGCGGCACTGACGCCCGGCGATTACGCCAAGCCGTTGGACATGGAGGGCGACACCGAGCGAGAAGGCATCATGGTGGTGAATTGGGAGGCCGCGAAGGCAGCGGGATTGCGCCATCGGCCGCTGGCCGAGACCATGCGCGACGCCGTCGCGTGGTTCCAAGAACAGGGGCGCGACCTGAAATTCTAG
- a CDS encoding putative motility protein, producing the protein MKVDGSQLTAMIQALQPEQQVETMKTQVQASLLRKTLDTQTETATELLKMLEGKGQVIDIRA; encoded by the coding sequence ATGAAAGTCGACGGCAGCCAACTCACCGCGATGATTCAGGCGTTACAGCCCGAACAGCAGGTCGAGACGATGAAAACGCAGGTTCAAGCGAGCCTGTTGCGCAAGACCCTCGACACCCAAACCGAGACCGCCACCGAGCTCTTGAAGATGCTCGAGGGCAAAGGTCAGGTTATTGATATCCGCGCCTAG
- the fabD gene encoding ACP S-malonyltransferase, with protein sequence MFAVVFPGQGSQKPGMARELAEQNAAAAQVFDQVSEATGQDLRQICWELSEDDLRQTQNAQLALFTAGLAGWYALAPSVGKPSAFAGHSVGEYAALVASGALSVAEGAKLVQTRGKLMASAGATRPGGMAAVLGLDSGPLSEVCLATSTEGSVVVVANDNCPGQVVVSGDKDAVGRIEAAAVAAGAKRVLPLNVSGAFHSPLMADPALAMGQAATAANWTAQHTPVYANVTAQAVADSAAWAALLEQQLLNAVRWRESVEAMLAAGITHFAECGGGEVLGGLLRRINKEAVSVAVQDAASLAAAPGILES encoded by the coding sequence ATGTTTGCGGTGGTGTTTCCGGGGCAAGGCTCCCAAAAGCCGGGCATGGCGCGCGAGTTAGCAGAGCAAAACGCGGCGGCGGCCCAGGTGTTCGACCAAGTTTCGGAGGCGACGGGCCAAGACCTGCGCCAGATTTGCTGGGAACTGAGCGAGGATGATCTTCGCCAGACCCAAAACGCTCAGCTCGCGCTGTTTACGGCGGGACTCGCCGGCTGGTACGCCCTCGCGCCGAGTGTGGGCAAGCCGAGCGCATTCGCCGGACACAGCGTCGGCGAGTACGCCGCGCTGGTGGCGAGCGGCGCGTTGAGCGTGGCCGAAGGCGCGAAGCTGGTGCAGACTCGCGGCAAGCTGATGGCGAGCGCGGGCGCGACGCGCCCCGGCGGCATGGCCGCCGTGCTCGGATTGGACTCGGGGCCGCTCAGCGAGGTGTGCCTCGCGACCAGTACCGAAGGCTCGGTCGTGGTAGTCGCGAACGATAACTGCCCCGGCCAAGTCGTGGTTTCGGGCGACAAGGACGCCGTTGGTCGCATCGAAGCGGCCGCCGTCGCGGCGGGCGCGAAGCGCGTACTTCCGCTAAACGTGAGCGGCGCGTTTCACAGTCCGCTGATGGCCGACCCCGCGCTCGCCATGGGTCAGGCGGCGACCGCCGCCAACTGGACGGCCCAACACACGCCGGTGTACGCGAACGTCACGGCGCAGGCTGTCGCCGATTCCGCGGCTTGGGCCGCGCTTTTGGAGCAGCAACTACTGAACGCCGTGCGCTGGCGCGAGAGCGTCGAGGCGATGCTGGCCGCCGGGATCACCCACTTCGCCGAGTGCGGCGGCGGGGAAGTCCTGGGTGGACTGTTGCGCCGCATTAATAAAGAAGCGGTGAGCGTGGCCGTGCAAGACGCAGCCTCCCTGGCCGCCGCCCCCGGTATCCTCGAATCATGA
- the fabG gene encoding 3-oxoacyl-[acyl-carrier-protein] reductase: MNLSFQDQLVVVTGASRGIGRAIAEAFGAAGATVACIATKASNAEETAAAITAAGGKASAYGLNVSDSAAVNALTDEIVAAHGAPSVLINNAGLTRDGLMMRMSDEDFQTVIDVNLRGAFNTIRAMSRPMMKARYGRIVNITSIVGLHGAAGQTNYAASKAGLVGLTYSVAKELGSRGITCNAIAPGFIETDMTKDLPAEFRESVSKNAPAGRLGSPVDIAAAAVFLASREAGYVTGQVLTVDGGLTI, translated from the coding sequence ATGAATCTCAGTTTTCAGGATCAGTTGGTGGTGGTCACCGGCGCAAGTCGCGGCATTGGGCGCGCTATCGCCGAGGCGTTTGGTGCGGCGGGCGCGACCGTCGCTTGCATCGCGACCAAGGCGAGCAACGCCGAGGAAACAGCCGCGGCTATTACTGCCGCCGGAGGCAAAGCGTCCGCCTACGGCCTCAACGTGAGCGACAGCGCGGCGGTGAACGCACTCACCGATGAGATTGTCGCCGCCCATGGCGCGCCGAGCGTGCTGATCAACAACGCCGGTCTCACCCGCGACGGGCTCATGATGCGCATGAGCGACGAGGATTTCCAAACCGTGATTGATGTCAACCTGCGCGGCGCGTTCAACACGATCCGCGCGATGAGCCGCCCGATGATGAAGGCGCGCTACGGGCGCATCGTGAACATCACCAGCATCGTGGGGTTGCATGGCGCGGCGGGGCAAACCAACTATGCCGCGAGCAAGGCGGGCCTGGTCGGCCTGACGTACTCAGTGGCCAAGGAACTGGGCTCGCGCGGCATTACCTGCAACGCGATTGCGCCGGGGTTCATTGAGACCGACATGACCAAGGACTTGCCCGCCGAGTTTCGCGAGAGCGTGAGCAAGAACGCCCCGGCGGGGCGTCTGGGCTCCCCGGTTGACATCGCCGCGGCGGCGGTCTTTCTCGCTAGTCGCGAGGCGGGCTACGTCACCGGGCAAGTGCTCACCGTGGACGGCGGCCTGACGATCTAA
- a CDS encoding DUF4434 domain-containing protein, whose protein sequence is MLPISGTFLDEITHDIPSQNWGEAEWRREFALYNRIGLDTVIIIRAGYRNRCIFPAKCLPDLLPIYEDLGEMFYSLADEYGLKVFLGTYDSGYHWVRRTWWKEVEINQAFIDEAVARYGHHPSFAGWYLTHETGKNDAHIIDLFNHIGRHCRAAKDVPVLISPYPQGAKQLGENAFTLEESFEHWNRIFSETQGAFDICAFQDGQVHYQELPHFIDGIAELAKKFGITLWSNLESFDRDMPIKFPPADWRYLRFKMEAASRVAEKIITFEFPHFVSPHSCYPAAHNLFRRYCEHLGIEA, encoded by the coding sequence ATGCTTCCAATCAGCGGCACGTTCCTCGACGAAATCACGCACGATATTCCCAGCCAAAACTGGGGCGAGGCCGAGTGGCGACGCGAGTTTGCGCTTTACAACCGCATCGGCCTGGACACCGTCATCATCATCCGGGCGGGCTACCGCAACCGATGCATCTTCCCCGCCAAGTGCCTGCCCGACCTGCTGCCGATTTACGAGGATCTGGGCGAAATGTTCTATTCGCTGGCCGACGAATACGGCCTGAAAGTCTTCTTGGGCACCTACGACAGCGGCTATCACTGGGTGCGCCGGACGTGGTGGAAAGAGGTCGAAATCAATCAGGCGTTTATCGACGAGGCGGTCGCCCGCTACGGCCATCACCCGTCATTTGCCGGTTGGTATCTCACCCACGAAACGGGCAAAAACGACGCCCACATCATTGATCTGTTCAATCACATCGGTCGGCATTGCCGCGCCGCCAAGGACGTGCCGGTGCTGATTTCGCCCTACCCGCAAGGCGCAAAGCAACTCGGCGAAAACGCCTTCACGCTGGAGGAGTCATTTGAGCACTGGAACCGCATTTTCAGCGAGACCCAGGGCGCGTTCGACATCTGCGCATTCCAGGATGGGCAGGTCCACTACCAAGAGTTGCCGCACTTTATCGACGGCATCGCCGAGCTCGCAAAGAAGTTCGGCATCACCCTGTGGAGCAACCTCGAATCCTTCGATCGAGACATGCCGATCAAGTTTCCGCCCGCCGATTGGCGTTACTTGCGATTCAAAATGGAGGCCGCCAGCCGCGTCGCCGAGAAGATCATCACGTTCGAGTTCCCGCACTTCGTCTCGCCGCACTCGTGTTATCCGGCGGCGCATAATCTGTTCCGCCGCTACTGCGAGCACCTCGGGATCGAAGCTTAG
- a CDS encoding M3 family oligoendopeptidase yields MSAPTANPHKSWSDFEPTFTELENRPVDAANLEAWLADWSKAQAEVEDLYSRLNVATTVDTTDAAAEDALTHFLDEVFEPYALALHKLKDRLVELNPTQPDLMVTVRNMRADAEAFCEANLELQTEENKLGMEYDKVIGAQTVEWDGEEITLSRLSQQYQSPDRAVRQRAYEAEMGRRLADRDTLNSLWAKFLTNRRQQAKNAGFGDNFGDLQWKRMHRFDYSPADCRAFHAAIEERVVPAMERVLERRRSKLGLDTLRPWDSSAPAPGETPLRPFNTDDELINPCLAIFDQVDPVLGDNYRTMVNEGLLDLGNRKGKAPGGYCTSFALSRRPFIFMNAVGLHGDVQTLLHEAGHAFHVFESASLPYTMQMETGSEVAEVASMSMELLAAPYLEKSKGGYYTAEEAKRARIEHLEKCILFWPYMSVVDAFQLWVYENPDAALDAKNCDAEWTKLWHRFMKGVDYSGLDEIVATGWHRKLHIFQVPFYYIEYGLAQLGAMQVWNNSLSDEKAAVAAYRKALSLGGTVSISEFFRTAGGKFAFDSATVGQVIDLIERTIAELS; encoded by the coding sequence ATGAGCGCCCCCACCGCAAATCCTCACAAGTCCTGGTCGGACTTTGAACCCACATTTACCGAACTCGAAAACCGCCCCGTTGATGCGGCCAACCTAGAAGCTTGGCTCGCCGATTGGAGCAAGGCACAAGCCGAGGTCGAAGACCTGTACTCGCGTCTCAACGTCGCGACCACGGTGGACACCACCGATGCCGCCGCCGAAGACGCGCTCACGCACTTTTTGGATGAGGTGTTCGAGCCGTACGCGCTGGCCCTTCACAAACTGAAGGACCGTTTGGTGGAACTCAACCCCACCCAGCCTGATCTGATGGTGACCGTCCGCAACATGCGCGCCGACGCCGAAGCCTTCTGCGAAGCCAACTTGGAACTCCAAACCGAGGAGAACAAACTCGGCATGGAGTACGACAAGGTCATCGGCGCGCAAACCGTGGAGTGGGACGGCGAGGAGATTACGCTCAGCCGACTGAGCCAGCAATACCAAAGCCCGGATCGGGCGGTGCGGCAACGCGCTTATGAAGCCGAGATGGGCCGCCGCCTTGCCGACCGCGACACGCTGAATTCGCTGTGGGCGAAGTTCTTGACGAATCGCCGGCAGCAAGCCAAGAACGCCGGGTTCGGCGACAACTTCGGCGACCTGCAATGGAAGCGGATGCACCGCTTTGACTACTCGCCTGCCGATTGCCGCGCGTTTCACGCCGCGATCGAAGAGCGCGTGGTGCCGGCGATGGAGCGGGTGCTGGAACGCCGCCGCAGCAAGCTCGGTCTGGACACTTTGCGCCCATGGGATTCCAGCGCACCCGCGCCCGGCGAAACTCCGCTGCGCCCGTTCAACACCGATGACGAACTCATCAATCCGTGCCTGGCGATTTTCGACCAAGTGGATCCGGTGCTCGGCGATAACTACCGCACGATGGTCAATGAGGGTCTGCTTGATCTTGGTAACCGCAAGGGCAAGGCGCCCGGCGGATACTGCACCTCGTTCGCATTGAGCCGACGTCCGTTCATTTTCATGAATGCGGTCGGTCTGCATGGCGACGTGCAAACGTTGCTGCACGAGGCGGGCCACGCGTTCCACGTGTTCGAATCGGCGAGCCTTCCGTACACTATGCAAATGGAAACGGGCAGCGAGGTCGCCGAAGTCGCGAGCATGTCCATGGAGCTTCTCGCCGCGCCGTATCTGGAGAAGTCGAAGGGCGGCTACTACACCGCCGAGGAGGCCAAGCGCGCCCGCATTGAGCACTTGGAAAAGTGCATTTTGTTCTGGCCGTACATGTCGGTGGTGGACGCGTTCCAGCTTTGGGTTTACGAAAATCCGGATGCGGCGCTGGACGCCAAAAACTGCGACGCCGAGTGGACGAAGTTGTGGCACCGCTTTATGAAGGGCGTAGATTACAGCGGCCTCGACGAGATCGTGGCGACCGGCTGGCACCGCAAACTGCACATCTTCCAAGTGCCGTTCTACTACATCGAATACGGTCTAGCGCAGTTAGGCGCAATGCAGGTGTGGAACAACTCGCTGAGCGACGAAAAGGCG